Proteins encoded by one window of Phycisphaeraceae bacterium:
- the carA gene encoding glutamine-hydrolyzing carbamoyl-phosphate synthase small subunit, translating into MNNKPTSSDGFRVGRLALADGSVFRGRAFGAVQAPVLVSAEVVFNTAMTGYQESLTDPSYTGQILVQTTPLVGNTGTNRVDVESDKVHVSGFIVHEIARRWSNFRGEHSLSEFLARAGVLGLEGVDTRALVRVLRTRGAMPGVLTNREDVSDAALVAMARETRHMNGQNLVGDVGCDRPCGWSKDRGDWALVQGGSRRLRVLALDCGIKQNILRILAEHGCDVTLIPHTTPASEVLRAFRHGEADGLFISNGPGDPAAVTQTVAMLREVLAAYPNVIVPTFGICLGLQLLALAAGAKTYKLPFGHRGANQPVRSAFSGRVEITSQNHGFAVERDSLKAVGGEVTHEHLNDGTVAGFRLVDRPVFAVQYHPEASPGPHDADGLFEEFMKMMETKCSPAVTGV; encoded by the coding sequence GTGAACAATAAGCCAACTTCATCGGACGGGTTTCGCGTTGGTCGCCTCGCGCTGGCCGACGGGAGTGTGTTTCGCGGGCGGGCGTTCGGAGCGGTGCAGGCACCGGTGCTCGTCTCGGCCGAAGTGGTGTTCAACACCGCGATGACCGGGTATCAGGAGTCTTTAACAGATCCGTCCTACACGGGGCAGATTCTCGTGCAGACGACGCCTCTGGTCGGGAACACGGGGACCAACCGCGTCGATGTTGAATCTGACAAGGTCCATGTTTCCGGGTTCATTGTGCATGAAATCGCCAGAAGGTGGTCAAATTTTCGTGGCGAGCACTCACTTTCAGAGTTTTTGGCCCGGGCGGGCGTGCTGGGGCTTGAAGGCGTCGACACTCGAGCATTGGTGCGGGTGCTGCGGACGCGGGGCGCGATGCCGGGCGTACTCACCAACCGTGAAGATGTGTCAGATGCCGCTTTGGTGGCCATGGCACGCGAGACACGACACATGAACGGGCAAAACCTCGTGGGCGATGTCGGGTGCGATCGACCATGTGGGTGGAGTAAGGACCGCGGGGACTGGGCTTTGGTGCAGGGTGGCAGTCGACGCTTGCGCGTGCTTGCTCTGGATTGTGGCATCAAGCAGAACATTCTGCGCATTCTCGCCGAGCATGGGTGCGATGTGACGTTGATTCCGCACACGACGCCAGCTTCGGAGGTCCTGCGTGCGTTTCGCCATGGCGAAGCTGACGGCTTGTTCATCTCGAACGGGCCGGGGGATCCTGCTGCAGTGACGCAGACTGTGGCGATGCTGCGTGAAGTCCTTGCGGCATATCCAAACGTTATCGTGCCGACGTTCGGCATCTGCCTAGGTCTTCAACTCCTGGCACTGGCTGCGGGGGCAAAGACATACAAACTGCCGTTCGGGCATCGCGGCGCGAATCAGCCCGTCCGGAGTGCCTTTTCGGGTCGTGTGGAGATCACGTCACAGAACCACGGGTTCGCGGTTGAGCGGGACTCTTTGAAGGCCGTCGGCGGCGAGGTGACGCACGAACACCTGAACGACGGAACTGTTGCCGGGTTCCGGCTGGTGGATCGTCCCGTGTTTGCGGTGCAGTATCACCCGGAGGCCTCGCCCGGGCCTCATGACGCGGATGGGCTGTTCGAAGAGTTCATGAAAATGATGGAAACCAAGTGTTCTCCGGCAGTTACCGGAGTGTGA